In Vibrio sp. FE10, the following are encoded in one genomic region:
- the yfbV gene encoding terminus macrodomain insulation protein YfbV, which yields MSNRVGLANSLKDGQKYMDLWPVRKELNAIFPEQRIIKATRFGVKVMPAIAAISILTQMVFNNYHAMPQAVVMALFAISLPLQGMWWLGNRSNTQLPPALVSWYRELHEKISETGFALEPMKPRPRYKELAIILNRAFRQLDKSSMERWF from the coding sequence ATGAGTAATAGAGTTGGTTTAGCGAACAGTTTAAAAGATGGCCAAAAGTACATGGATCTCTGGCCTGTTCGAAAAGAGTTAAACGCTATCTTCCCTGAACAGCGCATCATTAAAGCCACGCGTTTTGGTGTGAAAGTGATGCCAGCGATAGCCGCTATTAGTATTCTTACACAAATGGTCTTCAACAATTATCATGCGATGCCGCAAGCTGTGGTTATGGCGTTGTTTGCTATCAGCTTGCCACTTCAAGGCATGTGGTGGTTAGGTAACCGTTCGAACACTCAATTACCGCCAGCATTGGTTTCGTGGTATCGAGAGTTGCACGAGAAGATCAGCGAAACAGGTTTTGCATTGGAACCAATGAAACCACGCCCTCGTTATAAAGAATTGGCGATCATTTTGAATCGCGCATTCCGCCAGTTAGATAAATCTTCAATGGAACGTTGGTTCTAA